The segment CGATGCCCGCTTCCGGGTACGACTTGGAGTCGCGCCGCGCCAGGATCTCGGTCTCGCAGTACAGGGTGTCGCCCAGGAACACCGGGTTGGGCAGCTTGATCTCCTCCCAGCCCAGGTTGGCCATGGCGTGCTCGGTGACGTCGTTCACGCTCATGCCGGTGATCAGCGCCAGGGTGAAGGTGCTGTTGACCAGGATCCTGCCCCAGCGCGAATCGGCGGCGTAGCGGGCGTCGAAGTGCAGCGGGTTGGTGTTGTGAGTCAGTTGCGTGAACAGCGCGTTGTCGGCCTCGGTCACCGTATGCCCCCACCGGCTGCGGTACACGTCGCCCACGTCGAGATCCTCGTAAAATCGCCCGGTCCAGTCCGCGCGAACATCGTTTGCCTTACCGCTCATGGTGCCGAGAGTGTAGCCCCTTCCGGGGTTGCTGTCAGCGCGCCAACGCCCCGGGGCAGGACGATCTCACGCTTGAGGTGTTGAAGCACGGAAAGATTGACAAGGGTGTGGGGTTGGCTTGGATGACGGAGGGATCTCGCCGATCCAGGAAGCGTCGCGGCGCGCGGGCGCGTCGGGAGAATGATCGTTCAGGGCTGGTAGTCGGTTCGGACGCGGGTCAGACCGAACGCGCCAGCGGAC is part of the Spirochaetaceae bacterium genome and harbors:
- a CDS encoding MaoC family dehydratase; this encodes MSGKANDVRADWTGRFYEDLDVGDVYRSRWGHTVTEADNALFTQLTHNTNPLHFDARYAADSRWGRILVNSTFTLALITGMSVNDVTEHAMANLGWEEIKLPNPVFLGDTLYCETEILARRDSKSYPEAGIVRFRSRGINQDGDVVLEYTRSAMIYRRAAAPQVSFPVANGR